Genomic window (Achromobacter sp. B7):
ATTGGCGGCACGGCGGTGGGCACGGGCCTGAACGCGCATCCCGAATTCAGCGCCAAGGTGTCGGCCGATCTGGCGCATGCCACCGGCACGGCCTTTGTGTCGGCGCCCAACAAATTCCAGGCACTGGCCTCGCACGAGGCCTTGCTGTTCGCGCACGGCGCGTTGAAGTCGCTGGCGGCCGGGCTGATGAAGATTGCCAACGACGTGCGCTGGCTGTCCAGCGGCCCGCGTTCGGGCCTGGGCGAAATCAGCATTCCGGAAAATGAGCCGGGCAGCTCGATCATGCCGGGCAAGGTCAACCCCACGCAGTGCGAAGCCGTCACCATGCTGGCCGCGCAGGTCTTGGGCAACGACGTCGCCATCAATATCGGCGGCGCCAGCGGCAACTTCGAACTGAACGTGTTCAAGCCGCTGGTGATCCACAACTTCCTGCAATCGGTGCGCCTGCTGACGGACGGCATGGCCAGCTTCAACGCGCATTGCGCGGCCGGCATCGAACCCAACCACGAGCGCATCGCTGAACTGGTCGACCGGTCACTGATGCTGGTGACGGCGCTGAACCCGCACATCGGTTACGACAAGGCCGCGCAGATTGCCAAGAAGGCGCACAAGGAAGGCTTGTCGCTGAAGGAGTCGGCGCTGGCGCTGGGTTACGTGACCGAAGCGCAGTTCGCCGAGTGGGTGGTGCCCGGGTCCATGACCAACGCGCACAAGTCGTAAACGTCTGGGGACAGGGCTCAAGCACAGGGCCAAGCCCAAGCCCAAGCCCAAGCCCAAGCCCAAGCCCAGGCCCAAGCCCAGGCCCAAGCCCAAGCACAAGCCCAAGCCCAGCCCAAGCCCCACAAGGCTGCCCGACCCGGCAGCCTTTTTTTCGTCGGATCAGGGCTGCCCGGCCAGCAGCAGCCACATCGGTATCGTCACCGCCGAGAACAGCGTGCCCAGCGATATCAGCACCGCCACCATGCGCCCGTCACCCCCCATGCGCATGGCCAGTACATAAGCGGCCGAGGCCGTCGGCAGCGCCGCGAACAGCAGCAGCATGCGCGCTTCCAGCGGCGGCAGGCCCAGCAGCATCGCCACGCCCAGCGCCACGGCGGGCAGCGCGACCAGTTTCACGGCCAGCATCCAGGCGATCAACGTGCCGTAACCCTTGCCGCCTTCCCATGCCAGGCTGGCGCCTACGCAAATAATCCCCAGCGCCAGCGCCGCCGCGCCCAGCCGCCCCAGCACCGTGTCGACGGGGCCGGGCAGGTGCAGGCCCGCCAGGTTGCATGCCAGTCCAACCAGCGTGGACACGACCAGGGGGTTGCGCGCCAGTTCGCGCAGCAGATTGCCGCCGTTGTGGCGCGCCAGGCCATAGACCGCGGCCACATTGGCCATGGGCACGGCAAAGCCGACGATCAGCGCCATCACCGTCTGGCCCTGCGTGCCGGCAAGGCTTGCCGACAGCGCCAGGCCGATATACGTGTTGAAGCGGTACCCGCACTGGGCCGACGACGCCAGCCCCACCGACGACGGCCGCAACACCCAGCCGGCCAGCCACGCCATCGCCACGCCGGCCACCACCACCGCCGCCGTGGCCTGTAGCAACATGGCCGCGTTGCCCGCGGTGATGGGCGTGCGCAGAATGGATTGGAACAGCAGCGCGGGGAACAGGACGAAGTAGACGAGACGCTCGGTGCCCGCAAAAAACTCGCGCGAAAAACCCAGCTTGTGACGCAGCGCCCAACCGAGCGCGACCAGCATGAAATCAGGGAAAACCAGGAAGGCGACCGACATGAGGAAAGGGTGTTTTAACAGCGCGTTGACCGGGGATCGGCACGCTATGCGGGTGTAAGCATTTGCTGCTATTCTCCGTCATTCTGGCGGGCGCGTCTGCCACAAGCACCTTATAAAAGCAGCGCCACACACGCTGCACAGAAGCAATGCGCTCCCACCGTTATCTGCTGGCCCGTCCACAGGCGGAGACCATCTCAAAACGGTCCGTTTACATACGGGCTCGCACTCTTGGAGGAAACACACCTATGAATAAAGTTCGCTCCCTGGCCGTTGCTATCGCTTTGGCTACCGGCGCCGCCGGCACGCTTGGCGCCTCCGTCGCGCATGCCGCCGACAAGTACCCCAGCAAGCCTATCCGCGTGATCGTTCCGTTCGCGCCCGGCGGTTCCACCGACATCATCGCGCGCCTCGTGACGCAACGCATGAGCCAGGAACTTGGCCAGCCGATGGTCGTGGAAAACAAGGGTGGCGCGGGTGGCGCCATCGGTGCCTCTGAAGCCGCGCGCGCCGATGCCGACGGCTACACGCTGTCGATCGCCACGGTCTCGACCATGGCCGTCAACCCGGCCTGCCGTCCGAAGGACCTGCCGTACGACCCGATCAAGGACTTCCAGCCGGTCACCAACTTCGCCAACACGGCGAACGTGGTTGCCGTGAATCCGAAGTTCCCCGCCAAGGACTTCAAGGGCTTCATCGAAGAACTGAAGAAGAACCCCGGCAAGTACTCGTATGGCAGCTCGGGCACGTGCGGCGTGCTGCACTTGATGGGCGAATCGTTCAAGATGGCCACGGGCACCGACATCGTGCACGTGCCGTACAAGGGTTCGGGCCCGGCCGTGGCCGACGCCGTCGGCGGCCAGATCGAAATCCTGTTCGACAACCTGCCGTCCTCGATGCCGCAGATCCAGGCGGGCAAGCTGAACGCCATGGCCATCGCCTGGCCCGAGCAGATTCCCGCCGTCAAGGGCGTGCCCACGTTCAAGGAAGCCGGCTTCCCGGTGCTGAACCAGCCGGTCTGGTACGGCCTGCTGGCCCCCAAGGGCACGCCGATGGAGGTCGTGAACAAGCTGCGTGACGCTGCCGTCGTGGCCTTGAAGGACCCGAAGGTCATCAAGGCGCTGGACGACCAGGGCTCGGCGCCGTCGGGCAACACGCCTGAAGAGTTCGCCAAGGAAATCAAAGAGCAGTTCGACTGGGCTCAAGACGTGGTGAAGAAGCAGAACATCAAGCTGGATTGATCCGGCTTGGGGCTGGCTGCCTAGCCGGTTCCTGATGCTGAAATGAGACGGGCGCCCTGACGGGCGCCCGTTTTTTTTTATGCCGTGCAGTGATGCCGGCACGACGGCGACACGACGGCGACACGACGGCGACACGACGGCGGCCGGATGCGCGCGCGGCCAGCCTTGCAACGTCGGCCCAGCTGCTCCAGCTGCTCCAGCTGCTTCAGCTACTCCATTTACCCGAACTACCCCGCCACATCCAAGGACGCCACGCGGGCGGCGCAGGCCGCGCGCAGCCGCTCGATCAGGTCAGCATGCAGCGCCGACAAAGGGTCCTGGTTGCGCACCATGATGCTGATCGGCACGCGCAGCGCGGGCTCCAGGCGGCGCAGGCTCATGCCGGGACGCAACATGGCCTGCGCGGTGATGGCGTCGACAATGGCGTCGCCGCAACCCGCGTCCACCAGCGCGCAGGCCACGTAATGCGTTTGCACCTGGATGGAGACTTGCGGCGCCAGCCCCTGTGCGTCCAGCGCCATTTGCAGCAACGCGCCGGACGCATCGCCCGCATCCAGCACGATCAGCGTTTCACCGGTGGGATCGGCCAGTTCGGCCAGGCGCATGGGCCCCGTGGCCGGCCGACGGCTCAGGTGCACGAGCTCGGTGTGGCCCAGGCCGGTGCGCGTCAGGCCGGGATAGTCGTTGGTGTCGAAGGTAATGGCCAGGTCCAGCTCGCGCGTGAGCAGGCCTTGCACGAGTTCCGCACTGTGATGCGTGTGGATGTCGAACGTGATGCCGGGCTGCGCGTCGCGGCTGTCGCGCACCACGCCCGGCAGCAGGCCCAGACCCAGCGCGGGGGCGCAGCCCAGCCGCAAATGCCCATGCGGCCGGTCGCGCAGGTTGGCGACCAGCCGGCGCACGCTGTTCAGGTCCTGGTTCAACCGCGCGACCTCGGGCGTCAGGATCTCGGCTTCTCGCGTGGCCACCAGCCGGCCTTTGACGCGATCAAACAGCTTGAAGCCCAGCTGCGCCTCGGCGTGCGCCAGCAGCTTGCTGGCGGCCGGCTGCGAGATATGCAGCGCGGCGGCCGCCTCGGTCAGGGAACCGGTACGACGGATCGCTTCGAAGATTTCGATGTGGCGCAGGCGCATGGCAGGACAGGATAGGGGACCGGAACCGCGATTCTAAGCGGTTGACGGCGCGCGACCCGCTGGCCGATCATCATGGACGCCTGCCGGACACCCGGCGCCACCCTGGAGCTCACCATGCGCGCTTGCCGCCACGCCGCCGCCATCTTGCTTGCCGCCACCCTGACGGCCAGCATGGCCCCCGTCCCGGCCGCCTGGGCCCGCACGCCGGCCACCGAAGACATCAACCCCGAAGCCGCCAGCGGCGCCAAGGCGCGCGAACTGGTTCGCGCCAAGCATTACATGATGGTGTCGGCCAACCCGCTGGCTACCGAGGCGGGCGATGCCATGCTGCGCAAGGGCGGCTCGGTGATCGACGCCGCCATCGCGACGCAGCTGGTGCTGAACCTGGTCGAGCCCCAATCGTCGGGTATCGGCGGCGGCGCCTTCATCGTGTGGTATTCGGCCAAGTCCGGGCGCATCCAGACGGTCGACAGCCGCGAAACCGCGCCCGCCGCCGCGCGCCCCGACCGTTTCCTGGACGCCGACGGCAAGCCGCTGCCGTTTGCGCAGGCCGTCAACAACGGCATGTCGGTGGGGGTGCCGGGCTTGTTGCGCGGCCTGGAACTGGCCCACAAAGAAGCGGGCGTCCTGCCCTGGGCCGACCTGTTCCAGCCCGCCATCGACCTGGCCGAACAGGGCTTTGCCGTGTCGCCCCGCCTGCACACGCTGCTGGCCGGCAACAAGGCGCTGCCCACGCAGGCCGCCGCCGCGGCGTATTTCTACGCGCCCGACGGCGCGCCCTGGCCGGTAGGCCATGTGCTGAAAAATCCCGAATTCGCGCGCACGCTGCGCGCCGTGGCCAAGCAGGGCGCCGATGCGTTCTACCAGGGTGACATCGCGCGCGACATCGTGGCCGCCGTGCATGGCCACGCCAAGCCGGGCGACCTGACTCTGGCGGACCTGGCCAACTACCGCGCCAAGACGCGCGACCCGGTGTGCGGGCCGTATCGCGGCTACCAGTTGTGCGGCATGGCGCCGCCCAGCAGCGGCGGCATCGCGGTGTTGCAGATGTTGGGCGAGCTGGAACAGTATCCGGTCGCCACCTACACGCCCGGTTCCGTGCAGGCCGTGCATTATTTTTCCGAGGCGGGCCGGCTGGCCTTTGCCGACCGCGACTTCTACGTGGCCGATCCGGACTTCGTCAACGTGCCGGTGCGCGCGCTGCTGGATCCGGCCTATCTGCGCGCGCGCGGGGCGTTGATTCCGCCCGACCGCAGCATGAAGGTGGCCCTGCCCGGCGACCCCGAAGGCAAGCTGCTGACCCTGGGCCGCGACAACGCGCTGGAAGTGCCGTCCACCAGCCACCTGGTCGCGGTGGACGCCAAGGGCAACGCGCTGTCCATGACGACCACCATCGAAAGCGAGTTCGGCAGCAAGATCTTCGTGCGCGGCTTTTTGCTGAACAACGAAATGACGGATTTTTCTTCGTCATTCAAGGACCCCGAAGGCCGGCTCGTGGCCAACCGCGTCGAAGCGGGCAAACGGCCGCGCAGCTCGATGGCGCCCATGATCGTGCTGCGTGACGGCAAGCCCTTCATGCTGGTGGGATCGCCCGGCGGCAGCGCCATCATCAACTATGTGGCCAAGACCATCGTGGGCGTGCTGGATTGGGGGCTGGACATGCAGGCCGCCATCGCGCTGCCCAACATGGGCAGCCGCAACAAGGAAACCGAACTGGAAAAGGGGACTGCGCTGGAGGCGCTGGCGCCCGCGCTGGAAGCCATGGGCCACCCGGTGCGCATCACCGAATTTCCCAGCGGGATACACGGCATCGTGATCGATGCGCAGGGCTTGCAAGGGGGCGCGGACCCGCGCCGCGAAGGGCTGGCAAAGGGCGGTTGAAACCGCCCGGGGCGGCAGGAAGGCGGGGCGCGATGCGCACCCGCCCATTTCAGGCAAGGCCCATGCGTTGCCGCCCCGCCTGATCGACGCTGTGACGTCCGATCAAACGGTCCCGCGACCCCGCAATGCCGCCTCAATCCAGCGAGGCCGGGTCGATCTCCATGCGCGCTTCCTTGCGGTGCGCCACGTACGTCACGCCCCACATCACCACGCCCAGCAGCAGCAACCAACCCGCCACCTGATATTGGATGACGTCGCGCCCGGTCAGCGGGGTCACCATGAACAGGCACGCCGCCGCGCCCAGCCACGGCACGATGCGATTGATCGTGAAGTGCTGATGCTTGACCTTGTCGCGGCGCAGGACCAGCACCGCCACGTTGACGAAGGCGAACACGCCCAGCAACAGCAGCGCCGTGGTGCCGCCCAACGCGCGGATGGCTTCGGAGTCGGCCAGCGACACCAGGATGATCAGGCCGAAGGCCAGCACGGTCGTGAACAGAATGGCCGTCCACGGCGTCTGGTTCTTGCGATGCACGTGCGCCAGAAAGGCCGGCAGCACGCCCTGGCGCGACATGCCGTACAGCAGGCGGCTGGCCATCATCATATTGATCAGCGCCGAATTCGCCACGGCAAACATCGAGATGATCGGCATGATGTATTCCACCGGCAGGCCCGGGGCGGCGCGCTTGACCACCAGCACCAGCGGCGTCGAGCTCTTGGCCAGTTCGCCCACCGGCACCAGCGCCACCGCGCAGATCGACACCAGCACGTAGATCACGGCCGTAATGCCCAGCCCCGTCAACATCACCTTGGGAAAAATGCGGCTGGGCTCGTGCGTTTCCTCGGCCATGTTGACCGAGTCCTCGAACCCGACCATCGCGAAGAACGCCAACGCGGTAGCCGACGTGACGGCCAGGAACACGCTTTTATCTTCGGGCGTGTCGAACGCCACCACGCGCGAGAAATCCGCTTGCCCGCCGGCGATGGCATAAAAGCCCAGCAAGATCACCATCAGCAGGCCCGACAGCTCGATCAGCGTCAGCACCACGTTTGCCTTCACGCTTTCGGCCGCGCCGCGCAGGTTCACCAGCATCACCAGCAGCATGAAGCCCAGCGCGCCGAACGTGATCCAGGTCTTCTCGGCCTTGATGCCGAACGCGGCGAACAGGTTCGCGGCGAACGCCTGGGACGCCGTGGCCGCCGATGTCAGCCCCGAACACATGACGGTGAAGCAGACGATGAAGGTCAAAAAGTGCACGCCGAACGCCTTGTGCACATACAGCGCCGCGCCGGCCGCCTTGGGGTACTTGGTGACCAGTTCCAGGTAGGACAGCGCGGTCAGCAGCGCGATGGCAAAGGCCACCAGGAAGGGCAGCCAGGCCGCGCCGCCAACTTCGGCGGCGACCTGGCCGGTCAATGCATAAACGCCTGTGCCCAGGATGTCGCCAACAATGAACAGCAACAGCAGCTTGGGGCCCATCACGCGCTTGAGCGGCGCGTTTTCCGATTGCGATGGGGCTTTTACATCGGTTGTAGCCATCTTCTTTTTCTCCTCTTTCTTTGACTCGCGGGAGGCGACCCGAAAAGTCTAAGGGGAGGACGTAGCAGCCGTTGCTACAGCGGTGCAACGAAATGTCTTAGTTGTTGGTATTCGTTGATGGCGCCTCTTGCAGCGCGGGCGGCAGCTTGCGCAAGGTAGCGGGCGTGCGCGACAGCTTGATGGGCGAGCCCACCCCCTTGTAGTCGCCCTGTTCCACCACCATGCCGCGATGGCGCGTGTGCGGGTGCGCCAGCGCCTCGTCCACCGTCTGCACCGCCGCGGCGGGCACGCCCGCGCGCAGCAGGCGGTCGGCCAATGGCGCGGCGTGTTGCGGCGCCAGCAGGTCGGACAAGGCGTCGCGCAAGGCCTGGCGGTTTTGCAGGCGATCGGCGTTGGTGGCAAAGCGCGGGTCGGCGGCAAGTGTCGGCGCGTCCAGCACCTGCGCCATCAATGCAAACTGCCGGTTGTTGCCCACGGCCAGGAAGATCGGGCCGCTGGCGGTGGGCAGCGTTTCGTAAGGCGCGATGTTCGGATGCGCGTTGCCACTGCGCTTGGGCACCTTGCCGCTGTAGAAAAAATTGGCGGCGTGCGGATGCAACAGCGACAGCGCGCAGTCGTACAAAGTGATGTCCAGGAACTGGCCCAGGCCGCTGCGATGGCGTTCGTTCAGCGCCAGCAGGATGGCGACGGCGGCGTTCAAGCCAGTCACCATGTCCACCACCGGCAAGCCCACGCGCGTGGCGTCGCCGTCGGCTTCGCCGTTCACGCTCATCAGGCCGCACATGGCTTGCGCGCAGGCGTCGTAGCCGGGCAAGCCGCCCAACGGGCCATCGGCGCCGAACCCGCTGACGCGGCAATGCACCAGCTTGGGAAACGCCTGGCTTAACGTGTCAAACCCCAGGCCCCATTTTTCCAACGTGCCGGGCTTGAAGTTCTCGACCAGCACGTCCGCGTCGGCCAGCAGATGGCGCAGCAGTTCCTGGCCCGCCGGTTGCGACAGGTCCAGCGTCATGCCTTCCTTGTTGCGGTTCACGCCGATGAAGTACGAAGCCGTGTCGCCCAGGAAAGGCGGCCCCCAGCCGCGCGTTTCATCACCGCCCGGCGGTTCGATCTTCAACACGTCGGCGCCGTGGTCGGCCAGGATCTGCGTGCAATACGGGCCGCCCAGCACGCGCGACAGGTCGATGACTTTGCAGCCGGCAAGCGCGCCGGCGTTCGGTAGGGTAGGGGCCATGGGTGGTCTGCTTCAGTCGATGGAAACGTTGGCGCTCTTGATCAGCTCGCGCCACTTGGGGACTTCGGTGGTGATGAACGCGGCCAGGCCTTGCGGCGTCTGGTCCTGCGCGGCAACGATGCCTTGCGAACGCAGCGTCTGTTCGATGGCCGGGTCCGACAGCGCCGTCTTGAACGCGCGGTTCAAGGTATCGACCACATCGGCCGGCGTGCCCTTGGGCGCCACGATGCCGAAGAAGACGCTGACGTCGTAGCCCGTCAGTCCTTGCTCGGACAAGGTGGGCAGG
Coding sequences:
- the fumC gene encoding class II fumarate hydratase; the protein is MKTRIEKDTFGPIEVPEDHLWGAQTQRSLHFFAISTEKMPVPLVNAMARLKRAAAKVNAELGELDPKIADGIIRAADEVIAGKWPNEFPLSVWQTGSGTQSNMNMNEVLANRASELLGGVRGEERKVHPNDHVNRGQSSNDTFPTAMHVAAAVEVEHHLLPSLKQLRATLAEKSAAFYDIVKIGRTHLQDATPLTLGQELSGYVAQLDLAEQQIRATLPGLHQLAIGGTAVGTGLNAHPEFSAKVSADLAHATGTAFVSAPNKFQALASHEALLFAHGALKSLAAGLMKIANDVRWLSSGPRSGLGEISIPENEPGSSIMPGKVNPTQCEAVTMLAAQVLGNDVAINIGGASGNFELNVFKPLVIHNFLQSVRLLTDGMASFNAHCAAGIEPNHERIAELVDRSLMLVTALNPHIGYDKAAQIAKKAHKEGLSLKESALALGYVTEAQFAEWVVPGSMTNAHKS
- a CDS encoding AEC family transporter, whose amino-acid sequence is MSVAFLVFPDFMLVALGWALRHKLGFSREFFAGTERLVYFVLFPALLFQSILRTPITAGNAAMLLQATAAVVVAGVAMAWLAGWVLRPSSVGLASSAQCGYRFNTYIGLALSASLAGTQGQTVMALIVGFAVPMANVAAVYGLARHNGGNLLRELARNPLVVSTLVGLACNLAGLHLPGPVDTVLGRLGAAALALGIICVGASLAWEGGKGYGTLIAWMLAVKLVALPAVALGVAMLLGLPPLEARMLLLFAALPTASAAYVLAMRMGGDGRMVAVLISLGTLFSAVTIPMWLLLAGQP
- a CDS encoding tripartite tricarboxylate transporter substrate binding protein BugE, translating into MNKVRSLAVAIALATGAAGTLGASVAHAADKYPSKPIRVIVPFAPGGSTDIIARLVTQRMSQELGQPMVVENKGGAGGAIGASEAARADADGYTLSIATVSTMAVNPACRPKDLPYDPIKDFQPVTNFANTANVVAVNPKFPAKDFKGFIEELKKNPGKYSYGSSGTCGVLHLMGESFKMATGTDIVHVPYKGSGPAVADAVGGQIEILFDNLPSSMPQIQAGKLNAMAIAWPEQIPAVKGVPTFKEAGFPVLNQPVWYGLLAPKGTPMEVVNKLRDAAVVALKDPKVIKALDDQGSAPSGNTPEEFAKEIKEQFDWAQDVVKKQNIKLD
- a CDS encoding LysR family transcriptional regulator produces the protein MRLRHIEIFEAIRRTGSLTEAAAALHISQPAASKLLAHAEAQLGFKLFDRVKGRLVATREAEILTPEVARLNQDLNSVRRLVANLRDRPHGHLRLGCAPALGLGLLPGVVRDSRDAQPGITFDIHTHHSAELVQGLLTRELDLAITFDTNDYPGLTRTGLGHTELVHLSRRPATGPMRLAELADPTGETLIVLDAGDASGALLQMALDAQGLAPQVSIQVQTHYVACALVDAGCGDAIVDAITAQAMLRPGMSLRRLEPALRVPISIMVRNQDPLSALHADLIERLRAACAARVASLDVAG
- the ggt gene encoding gamma-glutamyltransferase encodes the protein MRACRHAAAILLAATLTASMAPVPAAWARTPATEDINPEAASGAKARELVRAKHYMMVSANPLATEAGDAMLRKGGSVIDAAIATQLVLNLVEPQSSGIGGGAFIVWYSAKSGRIQTVDSRETAPAAARPDRFLDADGKPLPFAQAVNNGMSVGVPGLLRGLELAHKEAGVLPWADLFQPAIDLAEQGFAVSPRLHTLLAGNKALPTQAAAAAYFYAPDGAPWPVGHVLKNPEFARTLRAVAKQGADAFYQGDIARDIVAAVHGHAKPGDLTLADLANYRAKTRDPVCGPYRGYQLCGMAPPSSGGIAVLQMLGELEQYPVATYTPGSVQAVHYFSEAGRLAFADRDFYVADPDFVNVPVRALLDPAYLRARGALIPPDRSMKVALPGDPEGKLLTLGRDNALEVPSTSHLVAVDAKGNALSMTTTIESEFGSKIFVRGFLLNNEMTDFSSSFKDPEGRLVANRVEAGKRPRSSMAPMIVLRDGKPFMLVGSPGGSAIINYVAKTIVGVLDWGLDMQAAIALPNMGSRNKETELEKGTALEALAPALEAMGHPVRITEFPSGIHGIVIDAQGLQGGADPRREGLAKGG
- a CDS encoding APC family permease, coding for MATTDVKAPSQSENAPLKRVMGPKLLLLFIVGDILGTGVYALTGQVAAEVGGAAWLPFLVAFAIALLTALSYLELVTKYPKAAGAALYVHKAFGVHFLTFIVCFTVMCSGLTSAATASQAFAANLFAAFGIKAEKTWITFGALGFMLLVMLVNLRGAAESVKANVVLTLIELSGLLMVILLGFYAIAGGQADFSRVVAFDTPEDKSVFLAVTSATALAFFAMVGFEDSVNMAEETHEPSRIFPKVMLTGLGITAVIYVLVSICAVALVPVGELAKSSTPLVLVVKRAAPGLPVEYIMPIISMFAVANSALINMMMASRLLYGMSRQGVLPAFLAHVHRKNQTPWTAILFTTVLAFGLIILVSLADSEAIRALGGTTALLLLGVFAFVNVAVLVLRRDKVKHQHFTINRIVPWLGAAACLFMVTPLTGRDVIQYQVAGWLLLLGVVMWGVTYVAHRKEARMEIDPASLD
- a CDS encoding CaiB/BaiF CoA-transferase family protein; protein product: MAPTLPNAGALAGCKVIDLSRVLGGPYCTQILADHGADVLKIEPPGGDETRGWGPPFLGDTASYFIGVNRNKEGMTLDLSQPAGQELLRHLLADADVLVENFKPGTLEKWGLGFDTLSQAFPKLVHCRVSGFGADGPLGGLPGYDACAQAMCGLMSVNGEADGDATRVGLPVVDMVTGLNAAVAILLALNERHRSGLGQFLDITLYDCALSLLHPHAANFFYSGKVPKRSGNAHPNIAPYETLPTASGPIFLAVGNNRQFALMAQVLDAPTLAADPRFATNADRLQNRQALRDALSDLLAPQHAAPLADRLLRAGVPAAAVQTVDEALAHPHTRHRGMVVEQGDYKGVGSPIKLSRTPATLRKLPPALQEAPSTNTNN